Genomic DNA from Desulfonema ishimotonii:
GCCATGCACTTCGTTCATCAGACCGTGCCCGCGACATGTTGGGGAGATCCGTCCGAACGACCTGTTTTAAAAGCAAATTCCGGGCGTCAGCGCCTGAATATCATGGGCGGATATGATCCCGTGACCTGTAAGCTGATACATGAGACCGACGAAAAAAACTGTGACTCCGAAAAAGCGATCATTTTTTTCAAAAAACTGCTCAGAACCTATCCGAAAGCCAGTATGATAAAGGTTTTTGCTGATAATGCCACTTATTTTCATGCCCGGAACACACAGGAATGGCTTGAAAAAAATCCCCGGATCAGTTTGTATTTTCTCCCGGCCTATGCTCCGAACCTGAATCTGATCGAACGCCTTTGGCGTTTTGCAAAAGGGAAACTGATCAGAAACACATATTATGAGAAATACAAGACGTTCCGGTGTCATGTTTTTCGTCTTCTGAATAATATACATAATTATGAAAGTGAGTTATCATCTCTTATGGTAGAAAAATTTCAGATAATTCGCCAATAAAAGCAATAAATGTGCCATGAAAAACCAAAGTCTGAATAGTATACAAGGGCGTGTATTCCCAGGTTCTTCAGGATGTTCTGAGAAGACCGGATAAAGGCTGTCAGGCGTTTTTCCGCAGAGCAGGGACCGGTGAAAATCCCGGATTCCCGAAATTCAGAAAACGGGGCAGTGGAACAGTATCACTTATCCGCAGTATCACAGGTTCCCGGACTCCGTCATTGCCGTTCCCAAGATCGGTAAAGTGAAACTTGTACACCACCGGGAACTGCCTGACAATGCAAAAGTCAGGACTCTGACAATTACCAGGGAGGCCGGTAAGTGGTTTGCCTGTTTCCCGGCTGAACTTCCGTTCACTGCCGAGCCTGAACAGGGCTTGCCCGATCCCATCGGAACTGACCTGGGCCTCATTGACTTTTTTTTATGCCTCTGGCGGTTCCCATGTTCCGGTTCCGAAACATCTCAGAAAGAAGGAAAAGCAGTTGGGACGATTGCAGCGAAGGCTGGCAGAAGCAAAAAAATATTGCAGGCTTCTGAAAGCGGTTCGGAAGTGCCATTACCGGATAAAGTGCCGGAGATCGGATTTTCTGCATAAGACAGCCAACGACCTTTTGGGGAAAAGCGGTCTGATCTTTTACGAAAATCTGCGAATCGTCAACATGATACGAAGACCGGAACCGAAACAGGATGAGGACGGAAAGTATCTTCCGAACAATGCCTCTGCCAAAGCCGGACTGAATAAATCCATAGCCGATGCGGGGTGGGGAAGATTTCCTGAAATACAAGTCCCGGCATCTCGGTAAAAAAATACTTGCCATACCGCCGCAATATACATCACAGAAATGTTCCGCCTGCGGTGAGATTGTGAAAAAATCTTTGTCTGTCCGTACTCATCGGTGTACCTGCGGTTTTGTTGCCAATCGTGATCTCAACGCTGCCCTGAATATTCTGCGTATCGGGATGGATACGCTTCAGGCACCGACCTGACAGAAGCCCCTTCTGAATCTCTGATTCAGGAGGGGAGCATTCACCAGTTTCGTTCATATTGGTGCTACTGTTTCATCTTCTGAAGCAGATGCATCAGCGGTTTGATTTTCCGTCTTTCTGAGTCCGCCCCTGAGATCAAGTTTCCCCTGACGTGTCAGTCTGGTAAGCAGAAAAATCGCGCTTTGTTCTGTAATTCCCAATTCCCCGGACAATTCTTCGACACTCATATCACCCCTTTTGGAAAGTAAATCCAGTGCCTCATTTTCAACCTGCTCCAGCCAGTCTTCAAATAAGTTCCTTAATTCCGGTGTCGCATATGCCGCGTTTTCATTGGTTTGCTGAACCGCCTGACTGGTTCGCTGAACTGCCTCGGTCATTTGCCTGCACATTTCCATAGCAGGGAAATCTTTCATGACCATTTTCATAGGGGACATGCTGGTTTCCATAAATTTTCCGAACATTGACATTAGCGGATTGGCCGCCTGTGCTTTTTCATACATCCTGACCTCCTTTTTCGCTGTTAAGCTCTGATCGTGCCTGTTCAACAACTTCCATAGCCAGACTGATTAATTGCCACAATTTGGTTTCACTGGCTGAGTAGAGGATAAACGGACTTTTTCTTTGGGCCGAAATCAACCCGTATTGCCTCAGTACCTTAAGATGATGGGAAACCAGACTTTGTTTCAGGCCCAGTTCCCGCACGATTTCTGAAACATTTCTTGATCGCTCCGATAAACACAGCAACACACTCAGTCTTGAGTTGTCTCCCATAATCCGGAAAAGTTCAGCCAGGTTGCTTTTCACCTCTTTTTTTATAATATTTTCTTCCATATCAATCATGATCAATATTAATACATGTTGATATGGATGTCAAAAATTTTTTGCTTAACATTTTGCCGAGAAGTCCCCTTCCTGAGCGATAGCGAAAGTGGGGGATGAATCGGCTTTTTGGTTGATTTTTTTATCAGTTCTGTACAATATTAAAGGTTGTCATTCAGTTCCACCTTGTATTCTGTGTGAAACACAGACGTAAGGTTCTGACAAGGCAGGTTTCCGAAAGACTGAAAGAGCTTGTGACAGAAATTGCTGCCAAATCCGATATAAGAATAATCGGAAAGGAGACGGATAAAGACCATATACACATTCTGTTTGCCTCAAAACCTGCTGTTACATTATCCAAATTTATCAACAGCCTGAAATCTGTTACTTCCCGTATGATAAGACAAGAATTCCCGGAGGTAAAAAAGTATCTTTGGAAAGATAAATTCTGGTCGCCGTCATATTTTCTTGCATCAGCAGGGCGGATTACATCGGATGATGTGAAAAAGTATGTCGAAAACCAGGGCAGAAAATAATGGAATTGCTGATCCGCAAATCTTTCAAATACCGCATTTATCCGACCGGGGCACAGATTTCCAATCTGGAGAACCAGTTCTCCATGTGCCGTCATCTGTACAACCGGAACGGATTGATGCATATAAAAAAGACGGTACGGCAATTTCTTACAATCAGCAGCAGAACAGCCTGCCGGATCTGAAAAAAGAACGTCCCTGGTACAAGGGCGTGTATTCCCAGGTTCTTCAGGATGTTCTGAGAAGACCGGATAAAGGCTGTCAGGCGTTTTTCCACAGAGCAGGGACCGGTGAAAATCCCGGATTCCCGAAATTCAGAAAACGGGGGCAGTGGAACAGTATCACTTATCCGCAGTATCACAGGTTCCCGGACTCCGTCATTGCCGTTCCCAAGATCGGTAAAGTGAAACTTGTACCTCCTGTAAATAATTCTGTGAGATGCGCTGAATCTGATTTTTTGAAAAACGCTTTCAGCTATCGTCGGGGCGCATAACGTGGGAACGGTAGCCGATGTTGAAAAAAATGTTCTTACAGGAAGGACGATTTACGCCCCCCTTCCGGATCAGCATAGGGCCATTGAACAGCGGGGTAAAGACAGGACGGGCCGAGCCATCTCAACTATGCGGTTGAACGAATAAAACAATCGAAAGAAACCGAAAAGAAGGCTGACAAAGATAAAACGAAACAGAGCGATGAGACGAAATAAAAATATCAGTTTCGGCAAATTACAGGACGAACTTGAAGGGGAACTCTTTACCGACGAACTCCGGCGGTACATGCTCTCCACCGACGGCAGCATCTTCCGGAAAATGCCGGTCTGCGTGGTTTGCCCCCGGTCTTCCCGGGATGTGGCGGCCACGGTCCGCTTTGCCGGGGAACACGCCCTGAGCGTTCACTCGCGGGGGGCGGGCAGCGGCCTGTGCGGGTCGGCCATCGGCGAGGGCATTGTACTCGATTTCAGCAAATACATGAACCGGCTGATCGCCCTGGACACAGACAACAAAACCTTTACCTGTGAGCCGGGGTTCCGCTTCGGGGAGCTGGAAAAAGCCCTCGGCGGCAGGGGCCTTTTCTTTCCGCCTGACCCGTCCAGCGGCGAATATGCCACCTTCGGGGGCATGTATGGGACCAACGCCAGCGGCGCCCATTCGGTCAGATACGGCAATGTGGCCGACTACATCCTGGACGCGGAGGTGGTGTTCGCCAGCGGCACCATCGCCATGCTCTCCGAAATCCGGGAAAACAGGCACCTGCCCGACAATCTGAACGCACTCAGCCAGATGTACACGGACCATGCCGACACCATTGAACAGGAGGCCTATCCCGCCACCCGGTTCAACACGGCGGGCTATAACCTCAGAGGGCTGGTGCGGGACGGAAAACCGGACCTGCGCTGCCTGTTTGCCGGTTCCGAGGGGACCCTCGGCGTGGTCACGCGGCTGACATTCCGGCTGATCGACAAACCGGCCCACGACAGCCTGGTGGTCGCCTTTATGGACGACATCGTCTCATCGGCCAAAGCGGTTCAGAAAATTCTCCCCATGAACCCGTCCGGCATCGAAATCATGGACAAATCCCTGCTGCGGCTGGCAAAATCACATGACGAAAGCCTCCGGGACGCCATCCCGGACGGTGTGGACAACGTGCTGCTCATCGAATTCGACGCCTCTGACGCTGCCGAATGCATGGGCAAAGCGGCCGAGGTGCGGGAACTGCTCCGCGCCGGCGGCTATTCGGCCAATGTTCACATGGCCGTGTCGGCTTCGGAAAAGGCGGCCTTCTGGGCCGTCCGCAAGGCGGCCGTGCCGATCCTCTACAAACTGAAGGGCGACAGGAAGATCCTGGCGCTCATCGAAGATGCGGCAGTGCCCACCGATCGGCTGGTGACCTATTTTGAAGGCATTTACGAAATCCTGAACCGGCATCAGGTGGAATTCGTCACCTACGGCCACATTGCCAAAGGGCTGCTCCACACCCGGCCTCTGCTGAACCTCAAAGATGCCCACGATGTGGACCTGCTGCGGGCCATTGCCGACGATCTCTTCGAACTGGTCCGGGGCCTGGACGGCTCGGTATCGGGCGAACACGGCGACGGCAGACTCCGCAGCGCCTACATCCGACCGCGCTTCCGGGAGATTTACGACCTGTTTTTGCAGACCAAAACGCTGCTGGACCCGGACCGGATCTTCAACCCGGAGATCATCACCCACCACGACCCGGACCAGATGAAAAAAAATCTGCGGTTCGGACCGGCCTATGAAAACCGGGGCCTTCCGTCTCCGGCGCTCAACTGGCCCGAAGGACTGACGCGGGAGATCGAAAAGTGTCACGGATGTTCCAAATGCACCACAGTGACGACGGCCACGCGCATGTGTCCCGTTTACAAAGCCACCCGCGACGAAACGGCCGCGCCCAAAGCCAAGGCCAACATTCTCCGGGCACTGATCAGCGGGGCGATTGAAGAAAAAAACCTTTACGCGGCGGCATTTCAGCAGGTCATCGACCAGTGCGTCAACTGCGGCAGCTGCGCCAGAGAGTGCCCGTCCAATGTCAACATCCCCAAAATGGCAATGGAGGCGCGGGCACAGTATGTGAAAAAATTCGGGCCGTCACCGACCCAGCGGCTGGTGACAGGAGCCGAACTGGCCGGGCGGCTGACCCATAAATTCTCCGGGCGGCTCAGGCCGGTGATGAACCATCCCCTTGTCCGAAAGGCCGGGGCGTGCGTTACGGGCATCTCGGCGGAGCGGGAAACGATCACCTTTGCCGCCAAGCCTCTGAACCGGCGCGTTCCGGCAAAGGCCGGGAACGGCGATATCAGGGTTCTCTATTTCGCGGGATGTTACGCCTCCTACATCGAACCGGCCATCGGCCAAGCCCTGGTGCGTGTTCTCCGCCACATGGGCATGACGGTTTATACCCCGCCTCAGCACTGCTGCGGCCTGCCCATGCTCTCCAAAGGCATGACGGGGGAAGCCCGCCGGAAGATGATGCAAAATTTTGAAAAATGGGGGGAGCTGCTGAACAAGGTCGATTACATCACGGTGAGCTGCTCATCGTGCGGATATGCCCTGATGAACGACTGGGCCTATCTGACCAATGACGAAAGGGTTCGCACGGTATCCCGGAAAACGGTTCACATCACCAAACTGATCGGCGACTACTCTGACCGGCTCCGGCTGAAACCCGGTTCGGGCAGGCTGGCCTATCATGCCCCCTGTCATCTGCGGATTCAGCCCCACGGGGACAGCTCCCTGAAACTCCTGTCCCGTCTTGAGGGGGTGAATGTGAACGATCTGAAGGACAATTGCTGCGGAATGATCGGAAGCTGGGGTATGCTGGAGAAAAATTATGACCTGAGCCGCCGGATCGCGTCGGAAATGATCCGCAAGCTGGACCGTTCGGATGCGTCCGTCGGCGTGACAGACTGCCCCACCTGCCGGATGCAGATGCAGCATTTTTCCGATAAACCGATACGGCATCCGGTGGAGATTGTGGCCGACTGCCTGGCGGAGTAACGCGGCTGATATGTGAACCGGCGGGCGTATCCCGGAAGCTGTTTTAAAAATCCCCGGAGTTCGGAAAACCGGAACGGATAAATAAGGGACTTTGAAAACATAAAAATACCGATGTCCGTCAACGGTAGGACGGGGTTACGGCCCCGTCAGATCTGTCGACAGACAACATTTTTGTTTTGACATCCCTGATACCGTTTCGATTTTGAACTTCAGATATCAGGTCTGAATAATGGCGGATTTCATCTGTGATATGGGAATGACCGGCGTTTTCATCACAGCTTCCACTCCTGGGTCTGGGAATGTTTGACCGACCGGAGATATTCTTTTGCCTTTTCGTGCCCCAGCCGGGCGGCCACCTGCAAATCATTCAGTGCCTTCTGGGAATCCTCCATTTTTTTATAGACAATCCCGCGATTGTAATAGGCCTGCGTCGCTTTCGGGTCCAGCTCTATCGCCAGACTGAGCAACCGTATGGCCTCCTTAAGATTTCCGTCTTTATACGATTCATATCCTTTCCTGAACCAGTCGGTTTTATGTTTTGTGACCAGATCCGGCGCACTGACGGGCAGGGCAGATGTATGCCCGCAAAACCGGCAGACCTTTGCATTGAACGGAATTCTTCCGGAACATTTCGGACATGACTTCATCCGGCCCAGGAGATCCTGCTTGATCTTTTCCCGTATTTTCTTATTCACTGTCAGCAGGTATTTGCCCATGATGGTCTTGAGAAATTCTGAAAAAGGCTTTTCATCAATCAGATATATCTCGATCTGATGATGAATCTCCTGCTCCACAATTCGCCGATTTTCTTCATAATCCGGCAAGATCAGAGAAAAATCCGCTAAAAGCTCAATAATCTGGCCGTATTTGTCCAGTTGCAAATTCTGAATCGCCGCAGAGGGCGTCATCTCATTTTTGATATTCTCAATCTTGAAATAATCCAGGGCATTCTTGATCAGGGTTTTGGTGCCGTCCCGGATGGTCTTTTCAAGGGTTGCCGTATTATGCTCCTTTTTTAAGCTCCGAATTTTCTTTTCATACTGCTCTTTTAACCGGTCGATCTTCCGCTTATGCTCCTTTTCCAGCCAGGCCCTGGTGTTAAGAAAAGCAATGAACAGGAAAATCAGGTAAGAAAACAGGGCCACTAAAAAGGCAACGGGGGGCCTGATCACCTGAAAAGAGAGAAAGGCAAAAAGAGATATTCCAGTTATTCCCAAAAACACCAGATTTGCATATATATGCATAAAAGCCTCCCAACTAACACTTGAATATCCTTTCTTATCCCGACAGAATTGTAAATTTGCCGAGTCCCGGCGGCACATCCGCCAGCGGCCCGGATAAATTTAATTGCCCATCAGGTGACTCCGGTCCGCCAAAGACCACCGTTTTGCAGACATTTTCTCTTCCGGTCGGCGATCTGACCCTCCGGCCATCAGGCCTTCCGCCTTTCAGCCGATGACCTCGGATAACCTGATGTGACCGGAAAAAGACAGGCGCTTCACGGGCCATTGTATTTACATGCCGGGAGTTGTGAGAAACATTTTTTACAACTGTCATCCGCCCCGATATGACGAATATATGTGATAACGATATCTGCTTAAAATTTCGTATTTTTTTATGAATTTATTTCACGAAACAAGCACTCAGATCAATGGGGATTCAGAAGTATTTAAAGGTAGAGAAATTACTACCGAAAGAGTTTCCGATGATGTCAGGTGGGGATAATAATTTGTTATCAGAGTGGATTGCTACCGGATAATCCGGTGGGCATCATAATTTTTTTTTCAGAGTACAAATCAATCTGAAATCCTTCTGTCTTCAAAAAAGGGCAAGCTGCGTCCTTTTCCCTGAAGCCTCCGTAAAATAAGATGGTTTGTAAAGACGTTCCTCTTGCCATGTGGCATATACACAATACTCATACAATTCTTTCTTGCTGTTCCGCTTCCGCACGATCCTGTTTCCGATATTGGTATATCCAAGCTGTCGGAGCGAATCAGATAACAGCAGTTCGGTATGAACTTTCACTCCGTAAAAGCTTGAATTTCCAACAACATATGAAATCTGAGCGCCTTTTTTAAGATTTGAACGCAACCTGTCGAAATGTAAGTGCATATCGTGAAAATATTTCCACACATAGTTTGCCATAAGCAATGCATTTTTTTCCGACAGCCGGGATATTTCAGAAACCACGGTATTCAAAGGCAATGGCAGATCTACTCCGTCGGGTTCCCATTTTTGCAACCGACTGGTTGCCACCCCCCATGTTCCGCCGATTGCCTTCCAATCCAATTCCCCGGCGTCACGGGCGGTATCAAGAAATTTTGTCCAGTACATATACGGACGAAGCTCACGGATATAGCTGATCCGGTTTGGGTAAGGAGGAGAGGTGACAACGTGAGAATATTTTATATCACCAACCGACACAGGTTCACGCGCGTCCGCAGAGTAAACACAGGCAGTACCGGAAAGCGTTTTATCCACACTCCTGAGAATTGCGTCGGCGACCGTTTCATATAGATAGGCTACCTGTTCAAGTTCATAGGTTGTGACGTCATCATGAAATGACATAGACACATGGTTGAAAGCAGCTGCGGAGGTTTCAATGATCACGCGGCAAAAAGCAATCCACGCAAGAGCGGATACGTCTTCATCCCCGGGTTCCCCGAACTCGTCAGCAATTGCCTGACGCAATGCGGCAAGAGGTTTCAGCGTATTTTCGCTCCACCAGCGGGTGATATTATGAATATCCGGCAGCCAATTATCCTCATTAATCAGATAATGAAACTTTCTGAGACTATTCTGTATGCCTTTTTCAAATCTGCGGAGTTCGGTCTCTGAATAGTTCCGGCACTTGCCATTCCCAAACCAGATCAGAAACGGATTGATGTCAAGACAGTGGGTTGACAGGCCACGCTCACTCGCCACCAATCCGGTTGTTGCTGTCCCTGAAAACGGGTCGAGGATGAAAGACTCCGGCGGGATATGGTCGATGATTTCTGACACCAGCTTTACAGAATACGCAGGAGTCAGCCGCAGCCACCCATGTCTTCCGAGTTTCCGGTTGTATTTAAATGTGTAATCTGGCCGTTGAGCTATCTTCATATCCACTACTCTGCACTCAGCAGGATTTTCAAAACGGAATCAATCTCTTTTTTGACAACATCAGACTTCCGTTTGAAAAAATCCGCGAGGTCGTATCCCAGTATATGATCACAAAACGCATACAGTGATGTCTGAGTGTCTCCGGTCATTGTCCCGGTCAGAATACCGCTCCGGTGGTTCCTGTATCTCAGCACGATGTCGAAATCTATCTGTGATGAAAAAACCGCAAAAACGGGGAGGTAGTTGTTCGCCCATGCAACCGTTGCGTTGTCTATATCCGCATTCTGCCGTTTGCTGTCTTTGCTTTTGTAGCCCTGGCGCACTTCAAATACAATGCCGTTCGACGGTTCTGCGACTTCGCCCAAGCCCGCGCAATACGCCTTCATCCATTGTTTTACATTGGAAATGTACCTCCTGAATTTTAATTTCAGACAGCTCAAGCCTGCCGTCAAGCGATAATTTTTTCGTCCTGCCGGACCGGGTTTTAGCCGTATAAGACCAAGTTGCATACTCAGGATCAGTGTACCCGGTGGTGTTTATGATTATCTTTCTGAACAATCGTTCACATCCGATACCGATCTGACGGTAAACCGAAGTCATTCCCCCTGCCGCACGGTGAGCAGCATACATCAGATCCGCGTCAAGACCGATCCATGAATAAAACGGATCAGCCCCATAAAGCGCTTTGAATTCATTCAGGGAAAAGCCCTGTTTCTGATTTCCCTGACCGAACTTTGGCTTGTAATTTTTGCATTTTCTGACAGGTTCAAGAAATATTTCAAGATACTGCTGTTCGTTAGTTGTCATATGGTTTCCCGGTTATACCTGTTGCCTTGCCGTCTGACAGAACTTAGCTGAAAAATGTACTTTATCGGTTAAAAATCATATCTGGTTACGAACTATATCTGTCTTGCTACCTATAGTCATCCAATTTAGGTTTTTCCCGGCGCATCTGTTGCAGGGCGCTTATGCACAGAATTTTATTCGGGGTAAGGCTCTCTCAGCCGAATTTTAATCAGATGATCTGGCCTGAAATGTCCGGGCAATAATAATGCCCGGAAAAACCAAAGTTGGAGTACTATATCTTATCATATCATAATACCGATTCTATGTTGAAAGTTATCATTGAAAAGCGATGCCTGAGCCTTTGAAAAAAAAGCGTTGGCATCTGTTTTAATGCGACATTTCAACTGTGAATCGGTATAATCATTCATCACTTCACAGCCCGAAATCATCAGGGAAGACCCCGGAAAAGGCCCTCCCTGAAATTCTGAAAACCGACAGCCTTACATCACACTACTTGCTGCCGGCGCGGGGGGATGTCTCGTCGATCCAGACGTCGCCCATGTCCTGATACATCATCTCCTCGGCGTTCTTCTTGATACCGTGAACCCAGGGATGATAGGCGATGACCGCCTTGTTGTAGTTAAAAAACCAGACCGGCGCATCTTCGGTGAACACCGCATCTGCCTTGCGCAGCAGATCCATCTTTTTGGCCGTATCCCTCTCGGCTGCGGCAGCGTCCAGCAGCCTGTCAAATTCCGGGCTGTTGTAACCGGGGAAATTGCCGCCGGTTCTGGGGGTTCTGGAGTCAAAACGGCGCAGCACCTCCAGGGGATCGGGGCCGGACTCCAGCGAGTAGATCAGGGCATGAAAATCACCCTTGTGGCCCTTGGCCGACATGGTCGCCCCCTCCATCTGCTGAATCCTGACGGTGACGTTGATGGCCTTGAGAAAGGGCATCATGGCCTCCACAATGGACGTGCCCCAGGACTTGTTGGACGTGGCAAGACACTCGAACGTGAAGCCCTTTTCATATCCGGCCTCTTTCATCAGGGCCCTGGCCTTTTCCGGGTTGTACTCATATCCCTTCAGATCGGGATTGAAGGCCGGGGAGGTCTGGGGCAGAAATCCCACGGCAGGAAAGGCCTTGCCCTTGAGCAGCTTTCTGATGATCAGCTCCGAGTTGATGGCGTGATTGAACGCCTGACGGACCCGTTTATCGGAAAACGGCTTGAAATCAAGATTAAAGCAGATGAGGCGGGTGTACATCTCCGCCACCTCAATGAGATTCCCGGAGAGTTCCGGGGTGTTTTTATACTCGGGATACTGGGCCGCGCCCACAACCGTGGCGTCCAGGTCTCTGGCCTTGAAAGCGATGTCACGGGACGCGCCCTCGCCCATGATCTTGTAGACCACTTTATCCAGATAAGGCTGGCCGGGCTTGTAGAAATCCGCAAATCTGGTCATCACCACTTCGCTGCCCCTGACCCATTTGTCGAATTTAAACGGGCCGCAGCCGACCGGGCGGGAGGCGAATTCCGGTCCCAGCTTCTCCACCTCTTCTCTGGGCAGAATCGCCGTATAGGCCTGATGAAGGGGATAGGCCGGGTCCGTGGGGGCTTCCAGCGTCAACTCCAGCGTGAAATCGTCGATTTTGCGGAGACCTGCGATTTTATCGGTCTTGCCCTCTTCCACATCCCGGGCACCCTTTATCATCCGAACAAAGCGGGCGTTGGGGGATGCGGTTTTGGGGTTGGCAAGCCGCTCATAGCTCCAGATGATGTCATCTGCCGTCATGGTGCGGCCATTGTGGAATTTCACATTCTTTCTGAGATGATAGGTGTACACCAGCCCGTCTTCGGAAACATCTGCGGCGTCGGCCAGTTCCAGAACCGGCTTTCCCTTTTCTGAATCCCAGATGTAGAGGCTGCGGTGGATGTTCATGCCCACCAGGGCATCCTGCGCCCGGTTGGAAAGGTGGAGATCAAGGCTGAAAAGGTCGCCGCCATAGGGTGCGCAGAAGTTGAACGTTCCACCCGATCTGGCCGCAAAAACATCCCCGCCCCCGAGGATAACCATTACCGCAATCAGTACCGTACCCAATCTTTTTACCATGTGTCCTCCCTTGTGCTGTTGAACATATGAAAAGCGTCACGCTGCCGGGCCTGTGATCATCGTCTCAGACACGGCCACCCATTTCCCGGTTTCTTCCGATAAGAGAGAAACCCGCGAACAAATGAGGCGTAAATATTCACATGGGATGTTTCCTGTCAATCATTTCCTGTGGCGTTATGATGCGGGAGCGTATCCGGTTTCCCGGACGATTCTTTTTTTCTTCCAAAGTTCTTTTTCCGGTGTTATAGTTTTTGATTTTGAAAATTCTACTGGCTGAACATCGAATCCGGTGACGACAGGTATAATGAGAACCAACAGCATCGAAGACATGCCCCAAAAACGGGCCGGACACTGGCACATACCGAAAGCGGCGGCACTGGTGATCCTGATCGGCGCG
This window encodes:
- a CDS encoding DNA adenine methylase, with protein sequence MKIAQRPDYTFKYNRKLGRHGWLRLTPAYSVKLVSEIIDHIPPESFILDPFSGTATTGLVASERGLSTHCLDINPFLIWFGNGKCRNYSETELRRFEKGIQNSLRKFHYLINEDNWLPDIHNITRWWSENTLKPLAALRQAIADEFGEPGDEDVSALAWIAFCRVIIETSAAAFNHVSMSFHDDVTTYELEQVAYLYETVADAILRSVDKTLSGTACVYSADAREPVSVGDIKYSHVVTSPPYPNRISYIRELRPYMYWTKFLDTARDAGELDWKAIGGTWGVATSRLQKWEPDGVDLPLPLNTVVSEISRLSEKNALLMANYVWKYFHDMHLHFDRLRSNLKKGAQISYVVGNSSFYGVKVHTELLLSDSLRQLGYTNIGNRIVRKRNSKKELYEYCVYATWQEERLYKPSYFTEASGKRTQLALF
- a CDS encoding helix-turn-helix domain-containing protein, producing the protein MELLIRKSFKYRIYPTGAQISNLENQFSMCRHLYNRNGLMHIKKTVRQFLTISSRTACRI
- a CDS encoding transposase, whose protein sequence is MTFFYASGGSHVPVPKHLRKKEKQLGRLQRRLAEAKKYCRLLKAVRKCHYRIKCRRSDFLHKTANDLLGKSGLIFYENLRIVNMIRRPEPKQDEDGKYLPNNASAKAGLNKSIADAGWGRFPEIQVPASR
- a CDS encoding anaerobic glycerol-3-phosphate dehydrogenase subunit C, with translation MRRNKNISFGKLQDELEGELFTDELRRYMLSTDGSIFRKMPVCVVCPRSSRDVAATVRFAGEHALSVHSRGAGSGLCGSAIGEGIVLDFSKYMNRLIALDTDNKTFTCEPGFRFGELEKALGGRGLFFPPDPSSGEYATFGGMYGTNASGAHSVRYGNVADYILDAEVVFASGTIAMLSEIRENRHLPDNLNALSQMYTDHADTIEQEAYPATRFNTAGYNLRGLVRDGKPDLRCLFAGSEGTLGVVTRLTFRLIDKPAHDSLVVAFMDDIVSSAKAVQKILPMNPSGIEIMDKSLLRLAKSHDESLRDAIPDGVDNVLLIEFDASDAAECMGKAAEVRELLRAGGYSANVHMAVSASEKAAFWAVRKAAVPILYKLKGDRKILALIEDAAVPTDRLVTYFEGIYEILNRHQVEFVTYGHIAKGLLHTRPLLNLKDAHDVDLLRAIADDLFELVRGLDGSVSGEHGDGRLRSAYIRPRFREIYDLFLQTKTLLDPDRIFNPEIITHHDPDQMKKNLRFGPAYENRGLPSPALNWPEGLTREIEKCHGCSKCTTVTTATRMCPVYKATRDETAAPKAKANILRALISGAIEEKNLYAAAFQQVIDQCVNCGSCARECPSNVNIPKMAMEARAQYVKKFGPSPTQRLVTGAELAGRLTHKFSGRLRPVMNHPLVRKAGACVTGISAERETITFAAKPLNRRVPAKAGNGDIRVLYFAGCYASYIEPAIGQALVRVLRHMGMTVYTPPQHCCGLPMLSKGMTGEARRKMMQNFEKWGELLNKVDYITVSCSSCGYALMNDWAYLTNDERVRTVSRKTVHITKLIGDYSDRLRLKPGSGRLAYHAPCHLRIQPHGDSSLKLLSRLEGVNVNDLKDNCCGMIGSWGMLEKNYDLSRRIASEMIRKLDRSDASVGVTDCPTCRMQMQHFSDKPIRHPVEIVADCLAE
- a CDS encoding ABC transporter substrate-binding protein is translated as MVKRLGTVLIAVMVILGGGDVFAARSGGTFNFCAPYGGDLFSLDLHLSNRAQDALVGMNIHRSLYIWDSEKGKPVLELADAADVSEDGLVYTYHLRKNVKFHNGRTMTADDIIWSYERLANPKTASPNARFVRMIKGARDVEEGKTDKIAGLRKIDDFTLELTLEAPTDPAYPLHQAYTAILPREEVEKLGPEFASRPVGCGPFKFDKWVRGSEVVMTRFADFYKPGQPYLDKVVYKIMGEGASRDIAFKARDLDATVVGAAQYPEYKNTPELSGNLIEVAEMYTRLICFNLDFKPFSDKRVRQAFNHAINSELIIRKLLKGKAFPAVGFLPQTSPAFNPDLKGYEYNPEKARALMKEAGYEKGFTFECLATSNKSWGTSIVEAMMPFLKAINVTVRIQQMEGATMSAKGHKGDFHALIYSLESGPDPLEVLRRFDSRTPRTGGNFPGYNSPEFDRLLDAAAAERDTAKKMDLLRKADAVFTEDAPVWFFNYNKAVIAYHPWVHGIKKNAEEMMYQDMGDVWIDETSPRAGSK
- the tnpA gene encoding IS200/IS605 family transposase, with product MKHRRKVLTRQVSERLKELVTEIAAKSDIRIIGKETDKDHIHILFASKPAVTLSKFINSLKSVTSRMIRQEFPEVKKYLWKDKFWSPSYFLASAGRITSDDVKKYVENQGRK
- a CDS encoding tetratricopeptide repeat protein codes for the protein MHIYANLVFLGITGISLFAFLSFQVIRPPVAFLVALFSYLIFLFIAFLNTRAWLEKEHKRKIDRLKEQYEKKIRSLKKEHNTATLEKTIRDGTKTLIKNALDYFKIENIKNEMTPSAAIQNLQLDKYGQIIELLADFSLILPDYEENRRIVEQEIHHQIEIYLIDEKPFSEFLKTIMGKYLLTVNKKIREKIKQDLLGRMKSCPKCSGRIPFNAKVCRFCGHTSALPVSAPDLVTKHKTDWFRKGYESYKDGNLKEAIRLLSLAIELDPKATQAYYNRGIVYKKMEDSQKALNDLQVAARLGHEKAKEYLRSVKHSQTQEWKL
- a CDS encoding zinc ribbon domain-containing protein; the protein is MRGGEDFLKYKSRHLGKKILAIPPQYTSQKCSACGEIVKKSLSVRTHRCTCGFVANRDLNAALNILRIGMDTLQAPT
- a CDS encoding ArsR/SmtB family transcription factor — protein: MEENIIKKEVKSNLAELFRIMGDNSRLSVLLCLSERSRNVSEIVRELGLKQSLVSHHLKVLRQYGLISAQRKSPFILYSASETKLWQLISLAMEVVEQARSELNSEKGGQDV